From a single Pseudophryne corroboree isolate aPseCor3 chromosome 6, aPseCor3.hap2, whole genome shotgun sequence genomic region:
- the LOC134934734 gene encoding C-type natriuretic peptide-like, with the protein MKVTSALTLVTLLIVGGSTRPSPQLKHLKSLIDLMSHDLSSSEEILLLESMDDMGVPASGPRPRDTRLHQDSAQVPTNRAAWLRIFSDFMNNQKKFRGRTKKSGTIRGCFGMKLDRIGSMSGLGC; encoded by the exons ATGAAAGTAACGTCAGCACTGACCTTGGTGACCCTACTGATTGTAGGGGGTTCCACCAGACCCTCTCCCCAGCTGAAACACCTGAAG TCTCTCATAGATCTCATGTCCCATGACCTCTCCTCCTCGGAGGAGATACTGCTCCTGGAAAGCATGGATGATATGGGGGTGCCAGCCTCGGGTCCCCGTCCTAGAGACACGCGGCTCCATCAGGACTCTGCCCAGGTGCCCACCAACCGCGCCGCCTGGCTCCGCATCTTCAGCGACTTCATGAACAACCAGAAGAAATTTAGGGGGCGCACAAAGAAATCCGGAACCATTCGTGGATGTTTTGGGATGAAACTAGACCGGATTGGAAGCATGAGTGGATTGGGGTGCTGA